A portion of the Oncorhynchus nerka isolate Pitt River linkage group LG27, Oner_Uvic_2.0, whole genome shotgun sequence genome contains these proteins:
- the lrrc8ab gene encoding volume-regulated anion channel subunit LRRC8A, translated as MIPITELRYFVDCQPAYRILKPWWDVFTDYISIVMLMIAVFGGTLQVTQDKMICLPCKWVVNQTCRRYFNATLSAPLMLEPKGIQYNLDRHQYNYVDAVCYENRLHWFAKYFPYLVLLHTLIFLACSNFWFKFPRTSSKLEHFVSILLKCFDSPWTTRALSETVVEESDPKPMKMNGSMDKKVSCISEDVEASVPMLQRTKSRLEQGIVDRTETGVLDKKEGEQAKALFEKVKKFRIHVEEGDIVYRLYIRQTIIKVIKFILIICYTGYYVHNIQFSVDCSVDLEDLTGYSMYRCAHPLATLFKILACVYISLVGVYGFICMYTLCWMLRRSLKKYSFESIREESSYSDIPDVKNDFAFMLHMIDQYDPLYSKRFAVFLSEVSENKLRQLNLNNEWTLDKLRQRITKNSQEKLELHLFMLSGIPDTVFDLIELEVLKLELIPDITIPPIIAQLVNLKEMWLYHTPAKIEAPALAFLRENLKSLHIKFTDIKEIPLWIYSLKNLSELHLTGNLSAENNRYIVIDGLRELKRLKVLRLKSNLTKLPQVVTDVGVHLQKLSVNNEGTKLMVLNSLKKMVNLTELELIRCDLERIPHSIFSLHNLQEIDLKDNNLKTIEEIISFQHLHRLVCLKLWYNQIAYIPIQIGTLNNMERLYLNRNKIDNIPSQLFYCRKLRFLDLSHNNLTYIPADVGYLQNLQYLAVTANRIETLPNELFQCKKLRTLNLGNNCLTSLPSRFGELTGLIQLELRGNRLECLPVELGECKQLKRTGLVVEEDLFNTLPTEVKEQLWKVDKETA; from the exons ATGATCCCCATCACTGAGCTGCGTTACTTTGTAGACTGTCAGCCTGCCTACCGTATCCTGAAGCCATGGTGGGACGTCTTCACCGACTACATCTCTATCGTCATGCTCATGATTGCCGTGTTCGGCGGCACGCTGCAG GTCACTCAGGACAAGATGATCTGCCTGCCCTGCAAGTGGGTGGTCAACCAGACCTGCAGGAGGTATTTCAATGCCACCCTGTCGGCCCCACTGATGTTGGAGCCCAAAGGGATCCAATACAACCTGGACCGCCACCAGTACAACTACGTAGACGCCGTCTGCTACGAGAACCGCCTGCACTGGTTCGCCAAGTACTTCCCCTACCTGGTGCTACTGCACACGCTTATCTTCCTGGCTTGCAGTAACTTCTGGTTCAAGTTTCCCCGGACTAGCTCCAAACTGGAGCACTTTGTGTCGATTCTCCTGAAGTGTTTTGACTCTCCCTGGACCACCAGGGCTCTGTCTGAGACAGTGGTGGAGGAGAGCGACCCCAAGCCGATGAAGATGAATGGCTCAATGGATAAGAAAGTGTCGTGTATCAGCGAGGATGTGGAGGCTAGCGTCCCCATGCTCCAAAGGACTAAGTCTCGCCTGGAGCAGGGTATTGTGGATCGCACAGAGACTGGCGTCCTGGATAAGAAAGAAGGTGAACAGGCAAAGGCCTTGTTTGAAAAAGTGAAGAAGTTCCGCATACACGTGGAAGAAGGAGACATTGTGTACAGGCTCTACATTCGACAGACTATTATCAAAGTCATTAAGTTCATTTTGATTATCtgctatacagggtattatgtgCACAATATTCAGTTCAGCGTGGACTGTAGTGTGGATCTAGAGGACCTCACGGGGTATAGCATGTATCGTTGTGCCCATCCTCTGGCCACGCTGTTTAAGATCCTAGCTTGTGTCTACATCAGCTTAGTGGGGGTTTATGGATTCATTTGCATGTATACCCTCTGTTGGATGCTGCGGCGCTCGCTGAAGAAATACTCCTTTGAGTCGATACGAGAGGAGAGCAGTTACAGCGACATACCGGATGTAAAGAACGACTTTGCTTTCATGCTGCACATGATCGACCAGTACGATCCGCTGTACTCGAAACGCTTTGCCGTCTTCCTGTCTGAAGTGAGCGAGAACAAGCTGCGGCAGCTCAACCTGAACAATGAGTGGACTCTGGACAAACTGAGGCAGAGGATCACCAAGAACTCCCAGGAGAAGCTAGAGCTGCACCTGTTCATGCTGAGCGGCATCCCAGACACCGTGTTTGATCTGATAGAGCTGGAG GTGCTGAAGCTGGAGCTCATCCCAGACATCACCATCCCTCCCATCATCGCCCAGCTGGTCAACCTGAAGGAGATGTGGCTATACCACACCCCGGCTAAGATCGAGGCTCCGGCCCTGGCCTTCCTCAGGGAGAACCTCAAGTCCCTCCACATCAAATTCACAGACATCAAGGAGATCCCACTGTGGATCTATAGTTTGAAGAACCTGAGCGAGCTGCACTTGACGGGGAACCTGAGCGCAGAGAACAATCGATATATTGTTATTGATGGGCTACGGGAACTGAAGAGGCTCAAG GTCCTCCGGCTAAAGAGCAACTTGACCAAGCTACCTCAGGTGGTGACGGATGTGGGGGTGCACCTCCAGAAGCTCTCAGTTAACAACGAGGGCACCAAGCTGATGGTTCTCAACAGCCTGAAGAAGATGGTGAACCTGACAGAACTGGAGCTGATACGTTGTGATCTGGAACGCATCCCACACTCCATCTTCAGCCTGCACAACCTGCAGGAGATTGACCTCAAG GACAACAATCTGAAGACTATCGAGGAGATCATCAGCTTCCAGCACCTGCACCGTCTGGTCTGCCTTAAACTCTGGTACAACCAGATTGCCTACATTCCCATCCAGATCGGCACCCTCAACAACATGGAGAGGCTCTATCTGAACAGGAACAAGATTGATAACATCCCCAGTCAGCTTTTCTATTGTCGTAAGCTACGCTTCCTGGACCTGAGCCATAACAACCTCACCTACATCCCAGCAGACGTGGGGTACCTGCAGAACCTCCAGTACCTGGCAGTCACAGCCAACAGA ATTGAGACCCTGCCCAATGAGCTGTTCCAGTGTAAGAAGCTCCGTACTCTGAACCTGGGGAATAACTGCCTGACGTCTCTGCCATCACGCTTCGGGGAGCTGACGGGGCTGATCCAGCTGGAGCTGAGGGGGAACAGGCTGGAATGTCTGCCCGTAGAGCTGGGGGAGTGCAAGCAGCTGAAGAGGACTGgcttggtggtggaggaggacctCTTCAACACCCTGCCCACCGAGGTGAAGGAGCAGCTGTGGAAGGTGGACAAGGAGACGGCCTGA